The Moorena producens PAL-8-15-08-1 genomic interval AGACCTGCTAATTGACTTGATTGCTTTTCCAATTAGCTTACACTTTAAGTCGAGTATTTTGCTTATTCCCACCCTCGGGATTTTTGACACTCCCCGTCCTAGAAGAACGGGGATTCTTTAATCAACGAGTCAGCGTGGCTCTTCCAGACCGGAATCAGGAAGAGTAGAGGCTGATTCTCCTAAAGCGTTCGGATCTATGATCCAGGTTCCGGTATGCCCTACCGTACCCAAGGCTCTTTTTAGAATATTAATGGCTGCATTATGGTCGCGATCCAACACACACCCACACGAGCAAGTATGCGTTCTGGTTGATAGCGATTTTTTGACAACTTCACCACATTTTGAACAGTTCTGACTAGTATAAGCAGGGTTAACGGCTATTGTTTGCCTGCCAAACTTTTGTCCAAAATATTCCAGCCATTTTCTAAATTGATACCAACCTGCATCATTAATAGACTTGGCAAGACAATGATTTTTTACCAAATTTTTTACCCTCAAGTCTTCGTAAGCGACCACGTCGTTAGAGTGGATTACGCAGCGCGCCAGTCTCTTGGCGTGCTCTTCACGCTGCCTACTTATCTTAAGGTGTGTTCTACCTAGTCTATTAATGGCTTTTTTGCGATTGACTGAGCCTTTCTTTTTGCGAAAAACCCGACGTTGATAAAACTTAAGCCGTTTCTCACCCTTACGATAAAACCTTGGATTTGTCTCTACACCTCCCTTGGAGTCGGTATAAAACTCCTTAAGTCCAACGTCTAAACCAACGTTGGTGTGCGAAGGCTCTAAAGGTTTGCTAATATCAACTTTGATACAAAACTGAACATAATAGCCATCCGCTCGGCGCACTAATCTAACTCGTTTTATCAGCGTCTGATCGTAACGCCATAACTCCCAGGTTCCTTTTAGTTTTAGTTTCCCAATACCTTTTTTGTCTAAAAAATTTATTGATTTAGTATCGGGGGATAGTTTCCAGCCAGATGTTTTATACTCAACTGACCTAGAAAACTTCTTAAACTTAGGATATCCCTTTTTACCAGGGACTTGTTTTTTACATTTATCGTAAAATCTAGAAATTGAGTTGTAAGCTCTTTCAACTGAAGCTTGACAGGCATGAGAATTTAAGGCTTTAACAAAGGGATACTCAGACCTGAGCCACGTATTATGACGATACAAGTCTTTTTGTCCTATACCTTTATTGTCCATCCAGTAACGGATGCACTTGTTCCGAACAAACTGACCGGTGCGAATCGCCTCATCAATCGCAGCATATTGAGTTTTATTCCCTTTGACCTTAAATTCTAAGACGATCATTTTGACGTGGAACAACTCTACGTAATATTATAGCACGAAAAAAATAAAGCCGTCCTTCTAGGACGGGGCTTGAGGCCCAAATTTTTGGTCAACCACCGGATTCGACAGAGTGACTGAGATCTACTCCGTTTAAGGGGATATGAAAGCCATAGCACAAAATTTTCCCTTAAGATGTGCTTGTTGATACTAAATTTTAGGGCTAATCTTAAGGATCATTCTAAGCCTGAGAGATCGCCTGTCTGAAGTAGCTAATCGCTTCAACTTTGGAAGCCATTATTCAGACGTTGACTGGTGATTCTCACTTTTGAAGAATTCGTCTCCATCAGCACCAACCAGGATATCATTGCCTACGTTCCTAATTAACAGTTGGAATTAATCGCTCCTACGAGTGCCTTCTTCGCGAC includes:
- a CDS encoding RNA-guided endonuclease InsQ/TnpB family protein, coding for MIVLEFKVKGNKTQYAAIDEAIRTGQFVRNKCIRYWMDNKGIGQKDLYRHNTWLRSEYPFVKALNSHACQASVERAYNSISRFYDKCKKQVPGKKGYPKFKKFSRSVEYKTSGWKLSPDTKSINFLDKKGIGKLKLKGTWELWRYDQTLIKRVRLVRRADGYYVQFCIKVDISKPLEPSHTNVGLDVGLKEFYTDSKGGVETNPRFYRKGEKRLKFYQRRVFRKKKGSVNRKKAINRLGRTHLKISRQREEHAKRLARCVIHSNDVVAYEDLRVKNLVKNHCLAKSINDAGWYQFRKWLEYFGQKFGRQTIAVNPAYTSQNCSKCGEVVKKSLSTRTHTCSCGCVLDRDHNAAINILKRALGTVGHTGTWIIDPNALGESASTLPDSGLEEPR